In one Sphingobium sp. MI1205 genomic region, the following are encoded:
- a CDS encoding ABC transporter ATP-binding protein, producing MKQRSYLALEGITVEFPTKAGAFCALDTIDLEVSKGEFVALIGHSGCGKSTLLNAVAGLVKPTRGAIFLDGDLVDAPGPDRAVVFQDHSLLPWLTVEENVRLAVDKTAGGKNKAERKDWVMHNLELVQMTHAAAKRPGELSGGMKQRVGIARAIAMNPRVLLMDEPFGALDALTRAALQDVVMDLQARLNNTVLMITHDVDEAVLLADRVVMMTNGPAARIGEDRPVALARPRNRIEAIDMPEYAEARSAVIHFLHERYRNPATLAA from the coding sequence ATGAAACAACGTAGCTATCTCGCGCTCGAAGGGATCACCGTCGAGTTTCCGACCAAGGCAGGTGCCTTTTGCGCCCTGGACACCATCGACCTGGAAGTGAGCAAGGGAGAGTTCGTCGCGCTGATCGGTCATTCGGGCTGTGGCAAATCGACTCTGCTGAATGCGGTGGCCGGGCTGGTCAAGCCGACGCGGGGCGCCATCTTCCTGGACGGTGATCTGGTCGATGCGCCGGGCCCGGACCGTGCCGTGGTGTTCCAGGACCATTCGCTGCTGCCCTGGCTGACGGTCGAAGAGAATGTACGGCTGGCGGTCGACAAGACGGCGGGCGGCAAGAACAAGGCCGAGCGCAAGGATTGGGTGATGCACAATCTGGAGCTGGTGCAGATGACCCATGCAGCCGCCAAACGGCCCGGTGAATTGTCTGGCGGCATGAAGCAGCGCGTCGGCATTGCCCGCGCCATTGCGATGAACCCGCGCGTGCTGTTGATGGACGAACCGTTCGGCGCGCTCGACGCGCTGACGCGAGCGGCGTTGCAGGATGTGGTCATGGATCTGCAGGCGCGGCTCAACAACACGGTGCTGATGATTACGCATGACGTGGATGAGGCCGTGCTGCTGGCCGATCGCGTCGTCATGATGACCAACGGCCCGGCCGCACGGATCGGTGAGGACCGTCCGGTGGCGCTGGCGCGGCCGCGCAACCGGATCGAGGCGATCGACATGCCCGAATATGCAGAGGCGCGGTCGGCCGTCATCCACTTCCTGCACGAGCGCTACCGCAATCCGGCAACGCTTGCTGCGTGA
- a CDS encoding carbonic anhydrase, which translates to MTDFSDMLEGYRRFRTTGWTQQRERWDELSEGQNPRVMIIACSDSRVDPAQIFDTSPGEIFVVRNVAALVPPFETNPGHHGVSAALEFAVQVLKVGEIVVMGHGKCGGCKAALSQELKDAPPGEGGFIHNWIDMLDGARETVISRFGNDRGRDAHRAMEQEGVKVSLANLRTFPCVRAKERSGELKLVGAFFAIADGQLHLLDEASGQFHPAAQDAA; encoded by the coding sequence ATGACCGACTTTTCCGACATGCTCGAAGGCTATCGCCGCTTCCGCACCACCGGATGGACGCAGCAGCGCGAAAGATGGGATGAACTGAGCGAGGGCCAGAACCCACGCGTCATGATCATCGCCTGCTCCGACAGCCGCGTTGATCCTGCGCAGATATTCGACACCAGTCCGGGCGAGATCTTTGTGGTCCGCAATGTGGCGGCGCTGGTGCCGCCTTTCGAAACCAATCCAGGCCATCATGGCGTGTCGGCGGCGCTGGAATTCGCCGTGCAGGTGCTGAAAGTCGGCGAGATCGTCGTGATGGGGCATGGCAAATGCGGCGGCTGCAAGGCCGCGCTCAGCCAGGAATTGAAGGATGCGCCTCCTGGTGAAGGCGGCTTCATTCACAACTGGATCGACATGCTCGATGGCGCGCGTGAAACGGTGATCAGCCGCTTCGGCAACGATCGGGGACGGGACGCCCATCGCGCCATGGAGCAGGAAGGCGTGAAGGTCAGCCTCGCCAATCTGCGCACATTCCCTTGCGTTCGCGCCAAGGAACGGAGCGGCGAACTGAAGCTGGTGGGCGCATTCTTCGCGATCGCCGACGGCCAGCTTCATCTGCTGGACGAGGCGAGCGGGCAATTCCATCCGGCTGCGCAGGACGCCGCCTGA
- a CDS encoding CinA family protein, which yields MPDSILPRPLVELAERVIIANRRAGRTIAVAESCTGGLVSAALTEIAGSSEVFEAGFVTYSNDMKNELLKVSQDVLETFGAVSIATAWAMAQGALAKSHANVAVAITGIAGPGGGSEQKPVGTVVFARAERGGNPDKIVADMRHFEDSGRGGVRLQAALCALELFLPDSP from the coding sequence ATGCCCGACAGCATTCTCCCCCGCCCCTTGGTCGAACTCGCCGAACGGGTCATCATCGCCAACCGCCGCGCTGGCCGCACCATTGCCGTGGCGGAAAGCTGCACCGGCGGCCTCGTATCCGCGGCCCTGACCGAGATCGCGGGATCGTCCGAGGTGTTCGAAGCAGGATTCGTCACCTATTCCAACGATATGAAGAACGAACTGCTGAAAGTGTCTCAGGACGTGCTGGAGACCTTTGGCGCCGTATCGATCGCAACCGCCTGGGCGATGGCGCAGGGCGCGCTCGCCAAAAGCCATGCCAATGTCGCGGTTGCCATAACGGGTATCGCCGGCCCCGGCGGCGGTTCAGAACAGAAGCCGGTCGGGACCGTGGTGTTCGCCCGCGCCGAACGCGGCGGCAACCCTGACAAGATCGTCGCCGACATGCGCCATTTCGAGGATAGCGGTCGCGGCGGCGTCCGCCTTCAGGCGGCGCTCTGCGCGCTGGAACTGTTTTTGCCCGACTCGCCGTAA
- the ntrB gene encoding nitrate ABC transporter permease yields the protein MSSPSPSSRNGGPPVSSGGGSSELGVILPYPEQAIARRSFEPVSVPVHPLIRKARAVAASVLPTMVLIGALLLFWQLLCASPDANFPSPVKVWEESHDVIMHPFKGVEMGLTHFSIQDGGDVGIAGHVLTSLSRVLIGYSIASVFGVALGILIGQSVLAFRALDPLFQVLRTVPPLAWLPISLAIFQQAQPSAIFLIFITAIWPVILNTAAGVQTIPPAYRNVAKVLALNPIEYFVRIMLPATVPHMFTGLRIGVGMSWLAIVAAEMVQGGTGVGFFIWDSYNSSLLTDTIVALVWIGMVGFTLDRIVAFAGRIIGREG from the coding sequence ATGTCTTCGCCATCGCCAAGCAGCAGGAATGGAGGGCCGCCGGTATCTTCCGGCGGCGGCTCCTCCGAATTGGGAGTTATCTTGCCCTATCCCGAACAGGCCATTGCACGGCGGAGTTTCGAGCCGGTCAGCGTGCCGGTCCATCCGCTGATCCGCAAGGCGCGCGCAGTGGCGGCCTCCGTCCTGCCGACCATGGTCCTGATCGGCGCACTGCTGCTCTTCTGGCAGCTTTTGTGCGCATCCCCAGACGCGAATTTCCCCAGCCCCGTCAAGGTGTGGGAGGAAAGCCATGACGTCATCATGCATCCTTTCAAGGGCGTGGAGATGGGACTTACCCACTTCAGCATACAGGATGGCGGGGATGTCGGTATCGCGGGCCATGTGCTGACAAGCCTTAGCCGCGTTCTCATCGGCTACAGCATTGCCTCCGTCTTCGGCGTCGCGCTGGGTATCCTGATCGGGCAGAGCGTTTTGGCCTTCCGCGCGCTCGATCCCTTGTTCCAGGTGCTGCGGACGGTGCCGCCGCTTGCCTGGTTGCCGATCAGCCTGGCGATTTTCCAGCAGGCGCAGCCTTCCGCGATATTCCTGATCTTCATCACCGCGATCTGGCCGGTGATCCTGAACACCGCCGCAGGGGTGCAGACCATTCCGCCCGCCTATCGCAACGTGGCCAAGGTGCTGGCGCTCAACCCGATCGAATATTTCGTCAGGATCATGCTGCCCGCAACCGTGCCGCACATGTTCACCGGCCTGCGGATCGGCGTCGGCATGAGCTGGCTGGCGATCGTGGCGGCCGAGATGGTGCAGGGCGGCACCGGCGTCGGCTTCTTCATCTGGGACAGCTACAACAGTTCGCTGCTTACCGACACGATCGTCGCGCTGGTCTGGATCGGCATGGTCGGCTTCACGCTGGACCGCATCGTCGCTTTTGCTGGCCGCATCATCGGCCGCGAAGGCTGA
- a CDS encoding methyl-accepting chemotaxis protein codes for MGELENVSGALIPELDEIATRVADATEGTSDAARLLRQKLDAIRSISAIIRSVAAQSKLLALNAAIEAARAGNEGRGFGVVASEMRALATQAEKGAHEIDACIDDALAAATQSDDAIAALGNAVERGLVVVGQLVAANASDT; via the coding sequence ATGGGTGAACTTGAAAATGTGTCCGGTGCGCTGATCCCGGAATTGGATGAAATCGCGACGCGGGTTGCCGATGCTACGGAAGGCACGAGTGATGCGGCACGGCTGCTGCGCCAGAAGTTGGACGCGATCAGGAGCATCAGCGCTATTATCCGCAGCGTTGCGGCTCAGTCCAAACTTCTCGCACTCAATGCCGCGATCGAGGCAGCGCGCGCGGGTAACGAAGGACGAGGCTTTGGCGTGGTCGCCTCTGAAATGCGGGCGCTCGCGACCCAGGCCGAAAAAGGCGCGCATGAAATTGATGCCTGTATCGATGACGCTCTCGCCGCCGCCACACAAAGCGACGATGCTATCGCCGCGCTTGGCAATGCCGTTGAACGGGGTCTCGTCGTCGTTGGCCAACTTGTCGCGGCCAACGCCTCCGACACATAA
- the ettA gene encoding energy-dependent translational throttle protein EttA, with the protein MSASSQYAFVMKNMTKSFPGAAKPVLNGINLQFYRGAKIGIVGPNGAGKSTLIKIMAGIDTDYSGEAWPGENISVGYLAQEPQLDPTKNVLENVKDGARETADKLDRFNEISNIMADPPEDADFDALMEEMGTLQEQIDAVDGWTLDNQLEIAMEALRCPPSDWSVDSLSGGEKRRIALTRLLIQKPDILLLDEPTNHLDAESVEWLENHLKEYAGAVLMITHDRYFLDNVVGWILELDRGKYFPYEGNYSTYLEKKAQRLEQESREESGRQKAIKDELEWIRQGPKGRQTKSKARISKFEQLVASQENRTPGKAQIVIQVPERLGGKVIEAKNITKSYGDKLLFENLSFMLPPGGIVGVIGPNGAGKSTLFKIITGQETPDSGEIDIGSTVRLGYVDQSRDHLDPSKNVWEEVSDGLDYVKVNGHDMSTRAYVGAFNFKGQDQQKNVGKLSGGERNRVHIAKMLKKGGNVLLLDEPTNDLDVETLAALEEAIENFAGCAVVISHDRFFLDRLATHILAFEGDSHVEWFEGNFGMYEEDKRRRLGDAADRPTRLAYKKLTR; encoded by the coding sequence ATGTCCGCCTCCTCGCAATACGCCTTCGTCATGAAGAACATGACCAAGAGCTTCCCCGGCGCCGCAAAGCCGGTGCTCAACGGTATCAACCTGCAATTTTATCGCGGCGCCAAGATCGGCATTGTCGGACCGAACGGTGCGGGTAAGTCAACGCTGATCAAGATCATGGCCGGCATCGACACGGACTACAGCGGCGAGGCATGGCCGGGCGAGAATATCAGTGTCGGTTATCTGGCGCAGGAGCCGCAGCTCGACCCGACCAAAAATGTCCTTGAGAATGTGAAGGACGGCGCGCGGGAAACCGCGGACAAGCTGGATCGCTTCAACGAGATCAGCAACATCATGGCTGACCCGCCGGAAGACGCCGATTTCGACGCGCTGATGGAAGAAATGGGCACGTTGCAGGAGCAGATCGACGCCGTCGATGGCTGGACGCTGGACAACCAGCTGGAAATCGCGATGGAAGCGCTGCGCTGCCCGCCTTCGGACTGGTCGGTGGACAGCCTGTCGGGTGGTGAAAAGCGCCGGATCGCGCTGACCCGCCTGCTGATCCAGAAGCCGGACATCCTGCTGCTCGACGAACCGACCAACCATCTGGATGCCGAAAGCGTCGAGTGGCTGGAAAATCACCTGAAGGAATATGCCGGTGCGGTGCTGATGATCACCCACGACCGCTACTTCCTGGACAATGTCGTCGGTTGGATCCTGGAGCTCGATCGCGGAAAATATTTCCCCTATGAGGGCAATTATTCCACCTATCTTGAAAAGAAGGCCCAGCGTCTGGAGCAGGAGTCTCGCGAAGAATCCGGCCGCCAGAAGGCGATCAAGGACGAGCTGGAATGGATCAGGCAAGGCCCCAAGGGCCGCCAGACCAAGTCCAAGGCGCGTATCTCAAAGTTCGAGCAGCTGGTCGCGAGCCAGGAAAACCGCACCCCCGGCAAGGCGCAGATCGTCATCCAGGTGCCCGAGCGCCTTGGCGGCAAGGTGATCGAAGCGAAGAACATCACCAAGTCCTACGGTGACAAGCTGCTGTTCGAAAACCTGTCCTTCATGCTGCCGCCGGGCGGCATCGTGGGCGTGATCGGGCCGAACGGCGCGGGTAAATCGACGCTGTTCAAGATCATCACCGGCCAGGAAACCCCGGATTCAGGTGAAATCGACATCGGATCGACCGTACGTCTGGGCTATGTCGACCAAAGCCGCGACCACCTCGACCCATCAAAGAATGTCTGGGAAGAAGTGTCCGATGGCCTCGACTATGTGAAGGTCAATGGGCACGACATGTCGACGCGCGCCTATGTCGGCGCCTTCAACTTCAAGGGTCAGGACCAGCAGAAGAATGTCGGAAAGCTGTCTGGCGGTGAACGTAACCGCGTCCACATCGCCAAGATGCTGAAGAAGGGCGGCAACGTGCTGCTGCTCGACGAACCGACCAACGACCTTGACGTCGAAACGCTGGCGGCGCTGGAAGAGGCGATCGAGAATTTCGCGGGCTGCGCCGTCGTCATCAGCCATGACCGTTTCTTCCTCGACCGGTTGGCCACGCACATTCTCGCCTTTGAGGGCGACAGCCATGTCGAATGGTTCGAAGGCAATTTCGGGATGTATGAGGAGGACAAGCGCCGCCGCCTGGGCGACGCGGCGGATCGTCCGACGCGCCTGGCTTACAAGAAGCTCACGCGCTGA
- the lipA gene encoding lipoyl synthase produces the protein MTDSAPIPVQSQPQRTRKPDWIRVKAPTSPGYHETRKLMREKGLATVCEEAACPNIGECWTKKHATVMILGDVCTRACAFCNVKTGMPRKVDPNEPQNLADACAEMGLEHIVITSVDRDDLPDGGASQFVKVIEALRRTTPDTTIEILTPDFRNKHSQAVEAIVAARPDVYNHNLETVPRLYPTIRPGARYYASLRLLESVKKLDPSIFTKSGIMLGLGEERLEVHQVMDDMRSADIDFLTMGQYLQPTPKHAKVMEFVTPAAFNAYAAIARAKGFLQVASSPLTRSSYHAGKDFAEMRATREAKLAKAAR, from the coding sequence ATGACCGATAGTGCACCCATCCCCGTTCAGAGCCAGCCGCAGCGGACTCGCAAGCCCGACTGGATCCGCGTCAAGGCACCGACCAGTCCCGGCTATCATGAGACGCGCAAGCTGATGCGCGAAAAGGGGCTGGCGACGGTGTGCGAAGAGGCGGCCTGTCCCAATATCGGCGAATGCTGGACCAAGAAGCACGCGACGGTCATGATCCTGGGCGACGTTTGCACGCGCGCCTGCGCCTTCTGCAACGTCAAGACCGGCATGCCGCGCAAGGTCGATCCCAATGAGCCGCAAAATCTGGCGGATGCTTGCGCGGAGATGGGGCTGGAGCATATCGTCATCACCTCTGTCGACCGGGACGACCTGCCCGATGGCGGTGCGTCACAATTTGTGAAGGTGATAGAGGCGCTGCGCCGCACGACGCCTGACACAACGATCGAGATATTGACCCCCGATTTCCGCAACAAGCATAGCCAAGCCGTCGAGGCCATCGTGGCGGCGCGGCCGGACGTCTATAATCATAATCTGGAAACGGTGCCCCGGCTGTACCCGACCATCCGGCCGGGCGCGCGCTATTATGCATCGCTGCGCCTGCTGGAATCGGTCAAGAAGCTCGATCCGTCGATCTTCACCAAGTCGGGCATCATGCTGGGCCTTGGCGAGGAGCGGTTGGAGGTTCACCAGGTCATGGATGACATGCGGTCAGCCGACATCGATTTCCTGACGATGGGCCAATATCTGCAACCGACCCCCAAACATGCCAAAGTCATGGAGTTCGTGACACCTGCTGCGTTCAACGCCTATGCGGCGATCGCGCGGGCCAAGGGTTTCTTGCAGGTCGCGTCCAGCCCGCTGACCCGGTCGAGCTATCATGCGGGCAAGGATTTCGCGGAAATGCGTGCGACGCGCGAGGCGAAACTGGCAAAGGCTGCGCGCTGA
- a CDS encoding acylphosphatase — MAVIARHLVITGRVQGVFYRNWTVQTASALGLTGWVRNRVDGSVEAVVEGDEEAVEQFIALARQGPPAARVSAIDIRPAGVEGMTSFQKRTTG; from the coding sequence ATGGCGGTGATCGCCCGGCATCTGGTTATAACTGGTCGCGTGCAAGGCGTATTCTATCGCAACTGGACGGTCCAGACGGCAAGCGCTCTTGGCCTGACCGGCTGGGTACGCAACCGCGTGGACGGCAGCGTGGAAGCGGTTGTGGAAGGTGACGAGGAAGCGGTCGAGCAATTCATTGCCCTGGCCCGGCAGGGGCCACCTGCGGCCCGTGTTTCAGCGATCGACATTCGCCCTGCCGGAGTCGAAGGCATGACATCCTTCCAAAAACGGACGACGGGCTAA
- a CDS encoding NYN domain-containing protein, with product MSSPIPSGGNVALLIDADNASSDHFDPVLTVLAELGTVNIRRAYGNWSKPALKGWARQAVTQAIETQQQFDLTKGKNATDMKMTIDAMDLMAGGRVTGFGLMSSDSDFTPLVTRIRQQGIPVYGFGSDKTTDAFRSACTRFIDVGALIREQQPQPVIYSETGENGDGTEVSPELLKLLIDAYNAVKRDEQGYARLSEVGQLAGNRSSFDTRNYGFKRLSDLISSIKNFKVEVRDGQTWIKRVH from the coding sequence ATGTCCTCGCCGATCCCCAGCGGCGGCAATGTCGCCCTGTTGATCGACGCCGACAATGCTTCCTCGGATCATTTCGATCCGGTGCTGACGGTTCTTGCCGAACTGGGCACGGTCAACATCCGTCGGGCCTACGGCAATTGGAGCAAGCCCGCGCTCAAGGGATGGGCGCGGCAGGCTGTCACCCAGGCGATCGAAACACAGCAGCAATTCGACCTTACAAAGGGGAAGAATGCAACCGACATGAAAATGACGATCGATGCCATGGACCTGATGGCGGGCGGACGCGTCACGGGCTTTGGCCTGATGTCCAGCGACAGCGATTTCACGCCGCTCGTCACGCGCATCCGGCAGCAGGGCATTCCCGTCTATGGCTTCGGATCGGACAAGACCACTGACGCCTTCCGCAGCGCTTGCACACGCTTCATCGACGTCGGCGCGCTGATCCGTGAACAGCAGCCCCAGCCGGTGATCTATTCAGAGACCGGGGAAAATGGTGATGGCACGGAAGTGTCGCCTGAATTGCTCAAGCTGCTGATCGACGCCTATAACGCGGTAAAGCGCGATGAGCAGGGCTATGCCCGACTGAGCGAAGTTGGTCAGCTTGCCGGCAACCGCTCCAGTTTCGACACGCGCAATTATGGGTTCAAGCGGCTGTCCGACCTCATCAGCTCCATCAAGAATTTCAAGGTTGAGGTGCGCGACGGTCAGACCTGGATCAAACGGGTGCACTGA
- a CDS encoding M28 family peptidase, whose product MQKIRSGTVAAFLLGGIILPLPLAAAPSPIAAVRTTAMQDSVAWDFVEGLTTEVGPRPAGTQQEARARDWTVAKLKSLGFANVRAEPFTMPVWLRGRDEAHILSPFPQQLVLAALGNSGSTPAKGIEGEVVYFPTLADLEAAPAGSLKGKIAFVSHAMTATQDGSSYGYFGDTRRQGPSIASRKGAAAILIRSIGTDHHRQAHSGVQMWADGAKPIPAAALSIPDADQLGRIISRGRPVRLHLTLTSKMLKDQPSGNVIAEIPGTDPAAGVVLAACHLDSWDQGTGAIDDASGCGIVTAAALHAAKAGPLRRTIRIFMAGAEEVGGDGGRAYFAAHGAEPHAMVMESDFGADRVWRVDYKLPVGHEGLASRISAGLAPLGIAQSSALAGGGADIQPLVKAGVPVIDLQQDGTRYFDIHHTPDDTLDKVDREQLQQNVSAWAVAIYEIANAPEKLDVK is encoded by the coding sequence ATGCAGAAAATCCGATCGGGCACCGTTGCCGCGTTCCTTCTCGGCGGCATCATCCTTCCCCTCCCCCTGGCCGCCGCCCCCTCGCCCATTGCCGCGGTTCGGACAACCGCCATGCAGGACAGCGTCGCATGGGACTTTGTCGAAGGGCTGACGACAGAAGTGGGACCGCGTCCGGCTGGCACACAGCAGGAGGCACGGGCGCGTGACTGGACGGTCGCAAAGCTGAAGAGCCTCGGCTTCGCCAACGTGCGCGCAGAGCCCTTTACTATGCCCGTATGGCTGCGCGGGCGGGACGAGGCGCATATCCTCTCACCCTTCCCCCAGCAGTTGGTTCTGGCTGCCCTGGGCAACAGCGGCTCAACTCCAGCAAAGGGGATTGAGGGCGAAGTCGTCTATTTTCCTACGCTCGCCGATCTTGAAGCCGCGCCCGCCGGCAGCCTGAAAGGCAAGATCGCCTTTGTCAGCCACGCCATGACCGCGACTCAGGATGGCAGTTCCTACGGCTATTTCGGCGACACGCGTCGTCAGGGGCCGAGCATCGCGTCCAGAAAGGGCGCCGCCGCCATATTGATCCGATCGATCGGAACGGACCATCATCGCCAGGCCCATAGCGGCGTTCAGATGTGGGCCGATGGCGCAAAGCCCATTCCAGCCGCCGCTCTCAGCATTCCTGATGCGGATCAGCTGGGGCGGATCATATCGCGCGGGCGGCCTGTTCGCCTTCATCTCACGCTCACTTCCAAAATGCTGAAGGACCAGCCGTCCGGCAATGTGATCGCCGAAATCCCCGGCACTGATCCGGCGGCGGGTGTCGTGCTGGCGGCCTGTCATCTCGACAGTTGGGACCAAGGCACAGGAGCGATCGATGACGCATCGGGGTGCGGCATTGTAACTGCGGCGGCTCTCCACGCGGCCAAGGCCGGCCCGCTCCGCCGCACGATCCGCATATTCATGGCTGGTGCAGAGGAAGTGGGCGGCGACGGCGGCCGAGCCTATTTCGCGGCGCACGGGGCGGAGCCGCACGCAATGGTCATGGAGTCCGACTTTGGGGCCGATCGCGTCTGGCGCGTGGATTACAAGTTGCCCGTGGGGCATGAGGGGCTTGCCAGCCGCATTTCTGCCGGACTGGCTCCGCTAGGCATAGCCCAAAGCAGCGCCTTGGCTGGCGGTGGAGCGGACATCCAGCCCTTGGTCAAGGCAGGCGTCCCCGTCATTGACCTGCAACAGGACGGCACGCGCTACTTCGATATTCACCACACCCCGGACGACACCCTGGACAAAGTGGATCGGGAGCAATTGCAGCAGAATGTGAGCGCATGGGCAGTTGCAATTTATGAAATCGCGAATGCGCCGGAAAAGCTGGATGTTAAGTGA
- a CDS encoding alginate export family protein encodes MRGLKMLLSASAVATTATPALAQDITFKPIIEGRLRYETVDQDGPLPLTSSRDADAVTMRMRAGGELSSGPFSFLAEAEGTLALDESYNSGVNGKTLYPIVPDPETVEVNRVQLQYKTKPLVVTVGRQRINLDDQRFAGSVAWRQNEQTFDALRAEYMGVKNLKIDLTYAISARTIWGIDGGKFGSANRPTHIDGDNIFANVSYKTKLGTLTGFAYLVDQDEPVAALLRNSSQTYGFRFAGAMPLAKKVKLSYLGSYARQSDYAKSPVSYKADFVTAELGLEVAAFKLTGGYELLGSDGGATGIAGGFAFQTPFATLHKFNGWADKFLSTPGTGLQDYYGGIAYTVPKLGKMGPLVASFIYHRFSSDRLSIHYGDEYNAQVTLKIDKHLSALVKYADYDRKGIASFTGDADTKKFWAQIDYAL; translated from the coding sequence ATGCGTGGATTGAAAATGTTGCTGTCGGCATCAGCCGTGGCGACGACTGCAACGCCAGCCTTGGCGCAGGATATTACGTTCAAGCCGATCATCGAGGGGCGGTTGCGGTATGAGACGGTGGATCAGGACGGCCCCTTGCCCCTGACCAGCAGCCGGGATGCCGACGCGGTCACGATGCGGATGCGTGCGGGCGGAGAATTGTCGAGCGGTCCCTTTTCCTTTCTGGCCGAAGCCGAAGGGACGCTGGCCCTCGACGAGAGCTATAATAGTGGCGTCAACGGGAAGACGCTTTATCCGATCGTACCCGACCCTGAAACTGTCGAAGTGAACCGGGTCCAGTTGCAATACAAGACCAAGCCGTTGGTCGTCACCGTGGGACGCCAGCGGATCAACCTGGACGACCAGCGTTTCGCCGGGTCGGTCGCCTGGCGGCAGAATGAGCAGACGTTCGATGCGCTGCGCGCCGAATATATGGGCGTCAAGAACCTGAAGATCGACCTGACCTATGCCATTTCAGCCCGGACGATCTGGGGCATTGATGGCGGCAAGTTCGGTTCGGCGAACCGGCCTACCCATATCGACGGCGACAACATCTTCGCCAACGTCTCTTACAAGACCAAGTTGGGGACATTGACGGGCTTCGCCTATCTGGTCGATCAGGATGAGCCGGTTGCGGCGCTGCTTCGCAACAGCAGCCAGACCTATGGTTTCCGCTTTGCCGGGGCCATGCCGTTGGCCAAGAAGGTGAAGCTCAGCTATCTCGGCAGCTACGCCCGGCAGAGCGATTATGCGAAGAGCCCGGTCAGCTATAAGGCCGATTTCGTCACGGCCGAGCTTGGCCTGGAGGTTGCGGCCTTCAAGCTGACCGGCGGTTATGAGCTGTTGGGGTCCGATGGCGGCGCAACGGGCATCGCGGGTGGCTTTGCGTTTCAGACGCCCTTCGCCACGCTCCACAAGTTCAACGGCTGGGCGGACAAGTTCCTGAGCACGCCGGGGACCGGCCTTCAGGATTATTATGGCGGCATTGCCTATACCGTGCCGAAGCTGGGGAAGATGGGGCCGCTGGTCGCGTCCTTCATCTACCACCGGTTCAGCAGCGACCGCCTGTCGATCCACTATGGCGACGAATATAACGCCCAGGTGACGTTGAAGATCGACAAGCATCTGAGCGCGCTCGTCAAATATGCCGATTATGATCGCAAGGGCATAGCAAGCTTCACAGGCGACGCCGACACCAAGAAGTTCTGGGCGCAGATCGATTACGCCCTCTGA
- a CDS encoding type II toxin-antitoxin system RatA family toxin, producing MPKHHETRPLPYTPDQMFNLVSNVAAYPEFLPWVSAIRVRSDSDSEMVADMIVGFKGIKESFTSRVHKHRPDFVRVDYLEGPLKHLHNEWRFRDDGQGGVLVDFEVEFEFRNRLFEMLAGQVFDKALRKMIGAFETRADELYGESGKNSSSAQSAA from the coding sequence ATGCCCAAGCATCACGAGACAAGGCCGCTTCCCTATACCCCGGACCAGATGTTCAACCTGGTGTCCAACGTGGCCGCCTATCCCGAATTTCTGCCCTGGGTCAGCGCGATCCGGGTCCGATCAGACAGCGACTCCGAAATGGTGGCGGACATGATCGTCGGGTTCAAGGGGATCAAGGAGAGCTTCACCAGCCGGGTGCATAAGCATCGGCCCGACTTCGTAAGGGTCGATTATCTCGAAGGACCGCTGAAACATCTGCACAATGAGTGGCGCTTTCGCGACGATGGGCAGGGCGGCGTGCTGGTCGATTTCGAGGTGGAGTTCGAATTCAGGAACCGGCTGTTCGAAATGCTGGCCGGGCAGGTGTTCGACAAGGCGCTACGCAAGATGATCGGCGCATTCGAAACGCGGGCGGACGAGCTTTACGGCGAGTCGGGCAAAAACAGTTCCAGCGCGCAGAGCGCCGCCTGA